From the Fusarium poae strain DAOMC 252244 chromosome Unknown contig_4, whole genome shotgun sequence genome, one window contains:
- a CDS encoding uncharacterized protein (TransMembrane:2 (i406-424o436-454i)), giving the protein MAASSFSSLDQTQSPVLDQTGPCPLPSLRQFDATIINWSQSERLSTINQLLSPLPNAFLDKIVSQHQSSGDYSSDCAGAGDNDLKNGANANIKSLGDTPFKRKAEEHGGNNNKANKVTSSSQPVSTRPQTPEQLQNLPATRQRKDGFHQILAEMFQTLPSLSEMDMEDEASKFNWLLCDTEEDLLEIRSGCGVSTKLLHMISQTTYCAARMKQEPKSLIVPITAEFLDRGFSELPQWTNSVGDLRAIMVTNQNPVISSRATEAWRIAATVYLQCRLLRLPRNHPSVIANLENLVPPLPAFLLGMLATTSDHKSVLDDWLAHIPLMTDKSSIRWIWKRIANQVEVPPEPMNIDKSIHKRFAWWEKLVASIAKGKRQETCLGLMVKLSISRSYRPYEIRSPGRNEHYYYYYYYYYYYYYYYYYYYYYYYYYYYYYYYYYYYYYYYYYYYYYYYYYYY; this is encoded by the exons ATGGCCGCCTCcagcttctcttctcttgacCAAACCCAGTCTCCAGTTCTTGATCAAACTGGGCCTTGTCCATTACCCAGCTTGAGACAGTTCGATGCAACAATAATAAATTGGTCTCAATCCGAAAGGTTGTCGACTATCAACCAGCTTCTCTCCCCGTTGCCGAACGCTTTCCTTGATAAGATTGTTTCTCAGCACCAGAGCTCCGGTGACTATAGTAGCGACTGTGCTGGTGCTGGGGATAATGATCTTAAAAATGGAGCTAATGCCAATATCAAAAGTCTTGGAGACACCCCTTTCAAGCGTAAGGCTGAAGAACATGGTGGAAACAACAATAAGGCCAACAAAGTGACTTCATCCTCTCAGCCTGTATCGACCCGCCCTCAAACACCGGAGCAACTGCAAAACTTACCCGCAACACGCCAAAGGAAAGACGGATTTCACCAGATTCTCGCTGAAATGTTTCAGACTCTCCCTTCGCTATCTGAGATGGACATGGAGGATGAAGCAAGCAAGTTCAACTGGTTACTGTGCGATACAGAGGAGGATTTATTGGAGATACGTAGTGGATGTGGCGTCTCGACTAAATTGCTCCACATGATAAGCCAGACCACATACTGTGCGGCCCGCATGAAGCAGGAACCCAAGAGCCTCATTGTCCCAATCACCGCGGAATTTTTGGATCGGGGATTTTCTGAGCTTCCACAATGGACAAATTCAGTGGGAGATCTGCGAGCTATTATGGTCACCAACCAAAATCCAGTGATAAGTAGCCGTGCAACTGAGGCTTGGAGGATTGCGGCGACTGTCTACCTTCAATGCCGTCTTTTGAG GCTACCACGAAATCACCCCTCTGTTATTGCCAACCTTGAGAACCTCG TGCCCCCTTTACCGGCCTTTTTACTTGGCATGCTTGCCACCACCTCTGACCACAAGAGTGTATTAGATGACTGGTTGGCGCACATTCCACTGATGACAGATAAAAGT AGCATTCGGTGGATATGGAAGAGGATCGCCAATCAGGTGGAGGTCCCACCTGAACCTATGAACATCGACAAATCCATCCACAAAAGGTTTGCCTGGTGGGAAAAACTCGTGGCAAGTATCGCCAAGGGCAAAAGGCAGGAGACATGTCTAGGACTCATGGTTAAACTTTCAATCTCG CGTAGCTATaggccctatgagatccgttctcccgggcgtaatgaacactactactactactactactactactactactactactactactactactactactactactactactactactactactactactactactactactactactactactactactactactactactactactactactactactactactactaa
- a CDS encoding uncharacterized protein (SECRETED:SignalP(1-20)) translates to MLSALLVFLGVVLAVLYIRARPRKNLPPGPKPLPILGNIRDLPDGTTPEYQHWIKFKDLYGPISHVSIFGQSLIILHDRDAANTILEKTSIKTSGRPQFIFGNEMCGYNQVLTFLPYGKTFKQQRKLVHQQLGTKATASRFRDVQDVESRRLLLRILESPEKLSTHIKTEASAIILKMTYGYNIEPHKPDPLSLLIEQMMHNFALAFVPMSWPVDYLPVLRYFPESFPGMSFKRIARDWNTHVRMVVEVPFKFVKNQMAKQSHQPSYVSSLIKQHDGNVDEETEVAIKQTAAVMYAGGADTTVSSIRGFVLAMLLFPDVQRKAQQEIDSVVGTDRLPHFEDRDNLPYIDALIQETLRWIPVTPMGVIHTADEDVHYKDFVFSKGTSFIPATWWFLHDPSIYSEPSSFDPDRYLEPRNEPHPNFASFGFGRRVCPGRFLADESLFISISRLLSTFDIKKAVDEHGNEIEPQISVTPGIIGHIRDFPYDIKPRSEKFTDMIRQVEIEHPWEEGDAHFLDEKLVLEKAKA, encoded by the exons ATGCTATCTGCACTCCTGGTTTTTTTGGGGGTTGTCCTCGCAGTACTCTACATTCGCGCCAGACCTCGCAAGAATCTCCCTCCTGGTCCCAAGCCCCTCCCCATCCTCGGCAACATCAGAGACTTGCCGGATGGGACCACCCCAGAATACCAACATTGGATCAAGTTTAAAGACCTTTACGGTCCTATCAGCCATGTTTCCATCTTCGGTCAATCCCTCATCATACTCCACGACCGTGACGCTGCAAACACTATCCTAGAGAAGACATCAATAAAGACTTCAGGACGGCCACAGTTCATCTTTGGGAATGAGATGTGTGGCTATAATCAGGTCCTCACCTTCCTACCATACGGCAAGACTTTCAAACAACAGCGGAAGTTGGTACATCAACAGCTGGGCACGAAGGCTACTGCATCACGCTTCAGGGATGTTCAAGACGTGGAGTCGCGTCGCTTGTTGTTGCGGATCTTGGAGAGCCCCGAGAAGTTGTCGACACATATCAAGAC TGAAGCAAGTGCTATAATTCTGAAGATGACGTACGGCTATAACATCGAGCCACACAAACCAGATCCATTGTCCCTGTTGATAGAGCAAATGATGCACAATTTTGCACTTGCGTTCGTCCCCATGAGCTGGCCGGTCGATTACCTGCCGGTACTTAGGTATTTCCCAGAATCCTTTCCAGGAATGTCTTTCAAGCGCATAGCCAGAGACTGGAACACCCATGTGCGCATGGTGGTTGAAGTGCCGTTTAAATTTGTTAAAAATCAAATGGCAAAACAATCTCATCAGCCATCCTATGTCTCTTCGCTCATCAAGCAACATGATGGCAATGTGGATGAAGAGACTGAGGTTGCGATTAAGCAAACCGCCGCAGTCATGTACGCTGGAGGCGCTGATACCACTGTCTCGTCCATTCGTGGTTTTGTACTCGCCATGTTGCTGTTTCCAGATGTCCAGAGGAAGGCACAGCAAGAGATTGATTCTGTTGTCGGGACTGATCGACTTCCTCACTTCGAGGATCGTGATAATCTTCCGTACATCGATGCTTTAATACAGGAAACACTCAGATGGATCCCCGTCACTCCAATGGGAGTCATTCACACAGCCGACGAAGATGTCCACTATAAGGATTTTGTGTTCTCAAAGGGGACATCCTTTATACCAGCGACATGGTGGTTTCTTCATGACCCATCGATCTATTCAGAACCATCTTCCTTTGATCCAGATAGGTACCTGGAACCACGAAATGAACCGCATCCCAATTTTGCCTCATTTGGGTTTGGTCGCAGGGTTTGCCCTGGGCGGTTCCTCGCTGACGAGAGCCTGTTCATCAGTATCTCACGTCTCTTGTCAACGTTCGATATAAAGAAGGCTGTTGACGAACATGGCAATGAGATTGAACCTCAGATAAGCGTCACTCCTGGCATAATTGGTCATATTCGTGACTTCCCATATGACATCAAGCCGAGGAGTGAGAAGTTTACGGATATGATTAGACAGGTTGAGATTGAACATCCGTGGGAAGAAGGTGATGCTCATTTTCTAGACGAGAAGCTAGTTTTAGAGAAGGCTAAAGCTTAG